The window CCGGCAGTACGTGCCCCTGACCGGGCAGGACCCGCTCCGAACCGTCAGGACGTGCCCGGACAGGTCAGGAATCGAGAAGCGCCGGGAACCGGGCCGCCGGTAGCGTGGGCCGAGCCGTCCGGCGATCAGTCCGATGACCTGCGGAAGGGTGCGCAAAGTCGGAATGTGTGGATAATTCCTTGGTTCTCGCGCGGAGCGCGGCCCCGGTGAGCGCCGCCGGACGAGCGTCGCGCCACCTCGGCCGGCACCGCCGCTCAGGCGGACACCCACCGTCGCCGCGAAGGCGGCACAGCCTCACAGATGGAGACACGATGAGCAACGCCACGGACACGCCGTCGCCCGCGGCACACGCTGCCGACAGCCACGACATGATCCGCGTGCTCGGCGCACGCGAGAACAACCTCAAGGACGTCAGCATCGAGATCCCGAAGCGGCGTCTGACGGTGTTCACCGGTGTCTCCGGCTCGGGCAAGAGCTCACTCGTCTTCGACACGGTCGCCGCCGAGTCGCAGCGGCTGATCAACGAAACCTACAGCGCGTTCGTGCAGGGCTTCATGCCGACCCTGGCCCGCCCCGAGGTAGACGTCCTCGACGGGCTGACCACCGCGATCATCGTCGACCAGCAGCGGATGGGAGGCGACCCGCGTTCCACGGTGGGCACCGCCACCGACGCCAACGCGATGCTGCGCATCCTCTTCAGCCGGCTCGGACAGCCGCACATCGGCTCCCCCAAGGCGTTCTCCTTCAACGTGCCCTCGATCAGCGGAGCGGGCGCGGTCACCGTGGAACGCGCCGGAAAGACCGTGAAGGAGCGGCGCAGTTTCAGCATCACCGGCGGCATGTGCCCGCGCTGCGAGGGCCGTGGCACGGTCTCCGACGTCGACCTCACCCAGCTCTACGAGGACTCCAAGTCGCTCACCGAGGGCGCGCTGACCATCCCCGGCTACAAGCCGGGCGGCTGGAACTACCGGCTCTACAGCGAGTCCGGCTTCTTCGACGCGGACAAGCCGATCCGGAAGTACACCGAGCAGGAGCTGCACGACTTCCTGCACCGCGAGCCGACCCGGATGAAGATCGCGGGCATCAACATGACCTACGAGGGTCTGATCCCGAGGATCCAGAAGTCGATGCTCTCCAAGGACCGGGAGGCGATGCAGCCGCACATCAGGGAGTTCGTGGACCGGGCGATCACCTTCACCGACTGCCCCGAGTGCGGGGGCACCCGGCTCAGCGAGGCGGCCCGGTCGTCGCGGATCGGCGGGACCAGCATCGCCGACGCCTGCGCGATGCAGATCAGCGATCTGGCCGCATGGGTCCGCGGCCTGGACGAGCCGTCGATGGCACCGCTGCTTGCCACGCTGCAGCAGACCCTCGACTCGTTCGTGGAGATCGGCCTCGGCTACCTCTCGCTCGACCGCCCGTCGGGCACGCTGTCGGGCGGCGAGGCACAGCGCGTGAAGATGATCCGCCACCTCGGCTCCTCACTGACCGACGTCACCTACGTCTTCGACGAGCCCACCACCGGACTGCACCCGCACGACATCCAGCGGATGAACGACCTGCTGCTGCGGCTGCGTGACAAGGGCAACACCGTGCTCGTCGTGGAGCACAAGCCGGAGACCATCGCGATCGCCGACCACGTCGTCGACCTCGGTCCCGGAGCCGGTACGGCGGGCGGCGCCGTCTGCTTCGAGGGCACCGTCGAGGGGCTGCGGGCCAGCGGCACCCTCACCGGCCGCCACCTCGACGACCGGGCGTCCGTGAAGAAGACGGTGCGCAAGCCGACCGGCACGCTGGAGATCCGTGGCGCCGACGCGCACAATCTGCGGGGCGTCGACGTCGACATCCCGCTCGGCACACTCGTCGTCGTCACCGGCGTGGCCGGTTCCGGCAAGAGCTCGCTGGTGCACGGATCGATCCCGGCCGGCGCGGGCGTGGTGTCGGTCGACCAGGGCGCGATCCGCGGCTCGCGGCGCAGCAACCCGGCGACGTACACCGGACTGCTCGAACCGATCCGCAAGGCGTTCGCCAAGGCCAACGGGGTGAAGCCCGCGCTGTTCAGCGCCAACTCCGAGGGCGCCTGCCCCACGTGCAACGGCGCCGGTGTCATCTACACCGACCTGGCGATGATGGCCGGTGTCGCCACCACCTGCGAGGAGTGCGAGGGCAAGCGGTTCGACGCGTCGGTGCTGGAGTACCACCTCGGCGGCCGCGACATCAGCGAGGTGCTGGCAATGCCGGTGGCCGAGGCCGAGGAGTTCTTCGGCGCCGGGGAGGCCCGCACACCGGCCGCGCACCGCGTCCTGGGCCGGCTCGCCGACGTCGGGCTCGGCTACCTCACCCTGGGACAGCCGCTGACCACGCTGTCCGGCGGCGAGCGGCAGCGGCTCAAGCTGGCGACCCACATGGCCGAGAAGGGCGGCGTCTACGTCCTCGACGAGCCCACCGCGGGTCTGCACCTCGCCGATGTCGAGCACCTGCTGGGCCTGCTCGACCGGCTCGTCGACTCGGGCAAGTCGGTGATCGTCGTCGAGCACCACCAGGCGGTCATGGCGCACGCCGACTGGATCATCGACCTCGGCCCGGGGGCCGGCCACGACGGCGGCCGGGTCGTCTTCGAGGGCACCCCCGCCGATCTGGTCGCCGCGCGTTCCACCCTCACCGGTCAGCACCTCGCGGCGTACGTCGGCGCCTGAGCGGGGCCTTCGAAGCCTCCGTACCGCGTCCGCGGCCGGTGACTTCGGCCGTTGGCGCGGCACGGATGCGGGTCCCGGGGCCTCGTGCGGCTCGTCGTCGATCATGGGGGGCGGCGACCCTCCTCGCACAGCTCACGCAGCCGCGCCGGGGCGTCGCCTCCGGCAGGCGCCGCCAGGCGCGCCGCCCCGGCGGGCCGGGCCCGCCGGGGCGCCGTCCGGCGCGACGGCATGGCCGAGGGGGCCGGCGGTGCGGACCGCCGGCCCCCTCGGTCATGCCGCGAGGGCGCCCGTCCGCAGGGGGCGGCGCGGCGCGACCGGGGTCTCCGCGAGGCCGACGCGGTAGGTGGTCCTGGTGGAGTCGACGAGAGGTTCGCCGAGTGTGATCCGTCCGCTGGAGTGCAGCATGTCGCACAGGTCGGTGGGAAGCGCGACGTAGCAGCTTCCCCGGCCGGTACGGGGCTCGAACGGCTGCCAGTAGCTGTACCTGCGGCGTCCGCCCGCGTGCACGGTGAGGAACACGAGCATGCTCGGGTCGGAGATGATGCGCAGCAGTTCCGCGCCTGAGGGGCTGAGGGGGGCACCGGCACGGCTGTGGGGGTGGCGCAGGACGACGGCGTGGGCCGGGCCGGTTATGGACTGCATCAGCGGTGGCCTTCCTCGAGGCTGGGACTGAAGATCACTTACCCAGCTCGGGCGATGTTGATCTCTCTTTCCCGCGGCATTTTCCAGCATGTCACCGACAACAGGGCGGCGACACGCCGAAGTTGTGTCCAGTCCGCCCCGGCGCGCGTTCCAGATGATCCGTGACGTCCTCGCGGAGAATCCCCCGCGTCTACGTCGTCAACGAGGACGCCAACGCGTTCGGCCCTCGTACCGGCCCGCCCCACGGTGCTCAACTCGCGCCGGGGAACAGCTCGGCGAGCAGCAGCGCGCATCGCAGTTCGGTCGTGGTGTGCCCCTCGGGGAGCAACTCCGCCGCCCGGTTCAGGCGGTAGGAGATCGTGTTGCGGTGCGCGTGCAGTGACTGGGCGGTCTGCGCGATGCTGCGGTCGCTGTCGATGTGCACCGCCAGCGTCCGCCGCAACTCGTCCATCCGCGCGTCGGTTCGGTGCAGCGGTCCCAGCACCGAGTGCGCGAACGCCCGTGCCCGGTGCGGATCGGCGGCGAGCAGCGAGACCAGCTCGACGTCCGGGTAGTCCACGACCTGGCTGCCGGCCGCGCCGAGCCGGGCCACCCGCCGGGCGGCGACCGCCTGCTCGTGCGTGGTGCGGAAGCCGTCCACGCCGACCGCGGGCCGGCCCACCGCGACGCGCAGCGGCGGCGGCAGCGTGGCCTTCGTGTCGAGGACCGCCGGCACGTCGCCCTGGGGGCTGCCGAGCCAGACGTCCACCCGGGTGGCACCGCGCCGGATCACGAGGGGCCCGGACTCGCTGAGCGTGAGACTCGCCAGGGACCCGGCGACGCCATCGAAGTCGAACAGCCGCGCCGTCTCGATGTCGAGCCCCTCGAGCCAAAGGATCAGGCCCACATGGGTCTGCTCCAGCCGGTGGCCGAGATCCTGGTCGGCGTCCTCGGCCGGCCGGCGTGTTCCGCCGAGGATCCGGCGCACCGTCTGCATCCGGGCGCCCTCGGTGCTCTCCTGCCACCGGCGCGCCTCCGCGGCGTAGGCGCGCGTGATCTCGCTGATGAACGCGGACCAGCTCTGGATGACCGCGCGCGTGGCCGCCTGGACCGTCTCCAGGCGCCGCTCGGCCGGGACCAACTGCCCGATGCGGCCGATCAGTTCCTGGATGAGGAACTCCTGCCCGGTGTGCACGTTGCGCACGACCTCTTCGAGCGGGATGCCCTCGGCGACGTAGAACGCGATGTTCTGCGCCGGCTCGCTCGACTTCCCCAGCAGGGTGACGTCCTGTGTCACCAGCGCGGTGAGCGTGTCCAGCGTGCTGGCCTCGGTGGCCCGTCGCAGTGCCTCCCGCTCCTCGTCCGAGCGATCCCCGGGCCAGTCCGTGAGCGTCTCCAGGATGTAGGCCGCCATCCTCCTGCCCGCGTCCACGCCCCAGGCGGTCGCCCGGTCGCCGATCGCCCTGGCGGCTCGGCGCCGTGTGGCCAGTGACGTGACCGGCTCTGTCGCCGTGCCCGGCGAGAGGCGGCGGATCCAGTCGTGCTCCATGGTGCTCTCCTCGGTGCTGGCGGGCACTGTGGCCACATCGAACCACTTCCCTCCCGGTATGAGCACCGGTCCGGTCCCCGGAGCGCGAAGACCTGTTCACCCCGCACAGGACCGGTGACCGGGCTTGTGCCCGGTGCCCCGCCCACCGGCGGGCGGGACCGCCCCGCTCCCCCGGATCCACACCCCCGGCCGGGAACTTTGGGGCCGCTGACCATGGGCCCGGGCACGGCCGCTCGCCCAGAGTCCTCTCCACGAACCATCCATGCGGGCAACCCAACGGGAGTGGGAAATGAGTGTGACCACCCTGGCGAGCGAGGTCGTGTCGCTCCCTTCGGCAACCGGTACCGAGCCGGACACGGAGATCGTCGAGCGTGCCAACGCCCTGCGTGCGCTCATCCGGGAACACGCGGAGCAGGGCAACCGTGAGGGCCGCGTCGTACCGGCCGTGATCGACGCGCTGGCCGGACAGGGCCTGCTGAGCCTCACCGTCCCCCGGCGGTACGGCGGCGCGGAGACGAACTCGCGGACCACCGTCGACGTGCTGGCCGCGCTGGCGCAGGCGGACGGATCCACCGGCTGGTCGGCGATGCTGCTGAACATCGGCAACTGGTTCGCGACCACCTGGCCGGTCAGGGCCCAGGACGAGATCTGGGGCGAGGACCCCGCGAGCCGCTGCTGCGTGGTACTGGCGCCGTCGGCCAAGGGCCGTCGTGTGGAGGGGGGTTGGGTGGTCTCCGGCCGCTGGCCGTACGCCTCCGGGTCGTACGCCGCCAGCCACGCGATCATGGGATTCCTCGCCCCGGAGGAGGACGGCGGCGCCGGCCACGCCCTGGCCGTCCTGCACCCGGGCGAGTGGACGATCGAGCGCTCCTGGTTCCCGATCGGCATGCGGGCGACGGGCAGCGACACCGTGGTCGCCGAGGACGTCTTCGTCCCCGACCACCGCGTCCAGTACTTCGACGACCTGGTCAAGGGCGACTACGCGACCGAGCTCCGCGACCGCGAACCCCGGGCGAACGCCGCGTTCCTGCCGACCGGCACCGTCATCTTCGGCGGCATCCAGATCGGGCTCGGGCGGGCGGCTCTCGAGCACTCCCTGGAGCGGATGAAGGCCAAGGGCGTCGTGGGCACCGCCTACACGCAGACCCGCAACTCCCCCGTGCACCAAGTGGCCGTCGCCCAGGCGATGTCGAAGGTCGACGCGGCCGAACTGCTCGCCCACCGCGCCTGCCGGGACATCGACGTGGCCGCCCTGCGGGGGGAGTACCCCGCGGAACTCGCCCGCGCCCGCGTCCGTCACGACGTCGGCCACATCGTCACGCTCGTCCAGGAGGCCGTGGACGCGCTGCTCAAGGCGGCGGGGTCCAGCAGCTTCATGGAGACCAGCACGCTGGCCCGGCTCTTCCAGGACGTCGGCATGGCCGGCAGCCATGTGCACGCCACCCCCGGCATCGCGGCCGACGTCTACGGCAAGTTGCTGCTCGGCGCCGACGGCCCGCTGCCCCTCCATGTGTGAGCCGGATCGGAGCGATTCCATGACCGCGACCCTTTCCCACCGCGAGACCACCGCCGTGACGCCCGAGCGGTTCCGCCACGTCCTCGGCCACTACCCCACGGGCGTCACCGTGGTGACGGCCCGTACCCCGCAGGGCGACCCGGTCGGCATGACGATCGGCAGCTTCACCTCCATCTCACTCGACCCGGCGCTCGTGGGCTTCTTCCCGGCCAGGACCTCCGGCACCTTCCCGGCGATCCGCGACTTCGGCAGCTTCTGCGTGAACGTCGTCGCGGAACAGCACCACGAGCTCTGCGCACGCTTCGCCGGACCCGCCGGCCGGCGCTTCCAGTCCCTCGCCTGGCGGGAGGCCCCCTCGGGCGCCCCGGTCCTCGACGACGCCCTCGCCTGGATCGACTGCGACATCGAGCAGATCACCGACACCGGCGACCACCACCTCGTGGTGGGCCGGGTGCGGGCGCTGAGCGTCGAGCCGGTGCGGCGGCCGCTGCTGTTCTTCCAGGGCGGACTCGGCTCGTTCCGCCCGCTGACGACCGACGTGAGGAGTGAGGAACGATGAACCGGTCAGTTGCCGGGACGGCCCCCGTGAGCGCCACGAGGCGCGGACCCGCCACCTGGATCGAATGGGACAACGGCGCACGCAACCTGCTCGACCTGGAGGTCACCCGTGCTCTCGTCCGCGTGCTGCGCGAGGCCGACGAGGACAGCGCGTCCTCTGTGATCGTGCTGGCGGGGTCCGCGCGGACGTTCTGCGGCGGCGCCGACCTGGCGAAACTGAAGGCGACCGGAACCGCCCGGGAGTTCGCCGCCGAGGTGATCGAGCTGCTGGGGCTCGTACCGCTGTTGCGCAAACCGGTGCTCGCCGCGGTGCGGGGCGACGCGCTGGCGTCGGGCTTCTCGATCGCGCTGCTCGCCGACGCCTGCGTCGCGGCCGACGACGCGGAGCTGGGCACGGTCGAGGTGGCGGGCGGCGGCTGGCCGATGATCGCCCAGGTTCCCGTGCGGCACCTGCTGCCGGCCAAGCTCGCGACGTACAACCTGGTCACCGGCCGTACGTTCACCG of the Streptomyces sp. NBC_01788 genome contains:
- a CDS encoding excinuclease ABC subunit UvrA produces the protein MSNATDTPSPAAHAADSHDMIRVLGARENNLKDVSIEIPKRRLTVFTGVSGSGKSSLVFDTVAAESQRLINETYSAFVQGFMPTLARPEVDVLDGLTTAIIVDQQRMGGDPRSTVGTATDANAMLRILFSRLGQPHIGSPKAFSFNVPSISGAGAVTVERAGKTVKERRSFSITGGMCPRCEGRGTVSDVDLTQLYEDSKSLTEGALTIPGYKPGGWNYRLYSESGFFDADKPIRKYTEQELHDFLHREPTRMKIAGINMTYEGLIPRIQKSMLSKDREAMQPHIREFVDRAITFTDCPECGGTRLSEAARSSRIGGTSIADACAMQISDLAAWVRGLDEPSMAPLLATLQQTLDSFVEIGLGYLSLDRPSGTLSGGEAQRVKMIRHLGSSLTDVTYVFDEPTTGLHPHDIQRMNDLLLRLRDKGNTVLVVEHKPETIAIADHVVDLGPGAGTAGGAVCFEGTVEGLRASGTLTGRHLDDRASVKKTVRKPTGTLEIRGADAHNLRGVDVDIPLGTLVVVTGVAGSGKSSLVHGSIPAGAGVVSVDQGAIRGSRRSNPATYTGLLEPIRKAFAKANGVKPALFSANSEGACPTCNGAGVIYTDLAMMAGVATTCEECEGKRFDASVLEYHLGGRDISEVLAMPVAEAEEFFGAGEARTPAAHRVLGRLADVGLGYLTLGQPLTTLSGGERQRLKLATHMAEKGGVYVLDEPTAGLHLADVEHLLGLLDRLVDSGKSVIVVEHHQAVMAHADWIIDLGPGAGHDGGRVVFEGTPADLVAARSTLTGQHLAAYVGA
- a CDS encoding PucR family transcriptional regulator; its protein translation is MATVPASTEESTMEHDWIRRLSPGTATEPVTSLATRRRAARAIGDRATAWGVDAGRRMAAYILETLTDWPGDRSDEEREALRRATEASTLDTLTALVTQDVTLLGKSSEPAQNIAFYVAEGIPLEEVVRNVHTGQEFLIQELIGRIGQLVPAERRLETVQAATRAVIQSWSAFISEITRAYAAEARRWQESTEGARMQTVRRILGGTRRPAEDADQDLGHRLEQTHVGLILWLEGLDIETARLFDFDGVAGSLASLTLSESGPLVIRRGATRVDVWLGSPQGDVPAVLDTKATLPPPLRVAVGRPAVGVDGFRTTHEQAVAARRVARLGAAGSQVVDYPDVELVSLLAADPHRARAFAHSVLGPLHRTDARMDELRRTLAVHIDSDRSIAQTAQSLHAHRNTISYRLNRAAELLPEGHTTTELRCALLLAELFPGAS
- a CDS encoding acyl-CoA dehydrogenase family protein, giving the protein MSVTTLASEVVSLPSATGTEPDTEIVERANALRALIREHAEQGNREGRVVPAVIDALAGQGLLSLTVPRRYGGAETNSRTTVDVLAALAQADGSTGWSAMLLNIGNWFATTWPVRAQDEIWGEDPASRCCVVLAPSAKGRRVEGGWVVSGRWPYASGSYAASHAIMGFLAPEEDGGAGHALAVLHPGEWTIERSWFPIGMRATGSDTVVAEDVFVPDHRVQYFDDLVKGDYATELRDREPRANAAFLPTGTVIFGGIQIGLGRAALEHSLERMKAKGVVGTAYTQTRNSPVHQVAVAQAMSKVDAAELLAHRACRDIDVAALRGEYPAELARARVRHDVGHIVTLVQEAVDALLKAAGSSSFMETSTLARLFQDVGMAGSHVHATPGIAADVYGKLLLGADGPLPLHV
- a CDS encoding flavin reductase family protein, with translation MTATLSHRETTAVTPERFRHVLGHYPTGVTVVTARTPQGDPVGMTIGSFTSISLDPALVGFFPARTSGTFPAIRDFGSFCVNVVAEQHHELCARFAGPAGRRFQSLAWREAPSGAPVLDDALAWIDCDIEQITDTGDHHLVVGRVRALSVEPVRRPLLFFQGGLGSFRPLTTDVRSEER
- a CDS encoding enoyl-CoA hydratase/isomerase family protein; translated protein: MSATRRGPATWIEWDNGARNLLDLEVTRALVRVLREADEDSASSVIVLAGSARTFCGGADLAKLKATGTAREFAAEVIELLGLVPLLRKPVLAAVRGDALASGFSIALLADACVAADDAELGTVEVAGGGWPMIAQVPVRHLLPAKLATYNLVTGRTFTAARLAALGVLAGTAPSAEVDRHVQELAEAAARSGATAATGRRALAELSVNAGYAADLDSALAHFVAMLGPKEADA